The following proteins are encoded in a genomic region of Laspinema palackyanum D2c:
- a CDS encoding transposase, giving the protein LSLVSVQQRKSFPIHIEQTLKTPEEKAAAQERKQAKSQEKKSAKNFKSGSPDKTSLQDKGDKSLVKNKGGRPPGSKNKDKTQVTFTPELLHIKAAIAQLLGCINQFLPLTYLLLDGHFGNNNALQMARQLKLHLISKLRQDSALFFPYEPSNSEPKTNAKYGPRLHIGQIPAKYLKKKTTDKNKITTEIYQATLLHKEFAQDLNVVIIIKTNQRTSSQSHVILFSSDVNLSYEKIMDYYGLRFQIEFNFRDAKQFWGLEDFMNIKETGVTNAANLSFFMVNLSHYLLKVTQQGPLSSVRDLKSQFRGYRYAEETIKLLKEKPDPVLLGQILKRLSSLGCIHQHSHEASDH; this is encoded by the coding sequence TTTGTCTTTAGTTAGCGTTCAACAGAGAAAATCCTTTCCTATTCACATCGAACAAACCCTAAAAACTCCAGAAGAAAAGGCGGCAGCCCAAGAAAGAAAGCAAGCTAAATCCCAGGAGAAAAAATCAGCGAAAAATTTTAAATCAGGCTCCCCAGATAAGACGAGCCTTCAGGATAAGGGGGATAAATCTCTAGTCAAAAACAAAGGAGGCCGACCCCCCGGGAGCAAAAATAAAGACAAAACACAAGTAACTTTTACTCCCGAGTTATTGCACATCAAGGCAGCAATTGCGCAATTGCTCGGCTGTATAAATCAATTTCTCCCTTTGACGTATTTATTGCTGGACGGACATTTCGGAAATAATAACGCATTGCAAATGGCTCGTCAATTAAAGCTTCATTTAATTTCTAAATTGCGCCAAGACTCCGCTTTATTTTTTCCTTATGAACCCTCTAATTCCGAACCAAAAACTAACGCCAAGTATGGCCCCAGGCTTCATATTGGTCAAATTCCCGCCAAGTATTTGAAAAAAAAGACAACGGACAAAAACAAAATCACGACAGAGATTTATCAAGCTACTCTTCTGCACAAAGAATTTGCCCAAGATTTGAATGTCGTGATTATAATCAAAACCAACCAGCGGACTTCAAGCCAAAGCCATGTCATTTTATTCTCCAGCGATGTGAACTTAAGTTATGAAAAAATAATGGATTATTATGGACTGCGATTTCAAATAGAATTTAACTTTAGAGATGCCAAACAATTTTGGGGACTAGAAGACTTTATGAATATTAAGGAGACCGGGGTGACTAATGCAGCAAATCTTTCATTTTTTATGGTGAATTTATCCCATTATCTCTTAAAGGTTACCCAGCAGGGGCCTCTGTCCAGTGTTCGGGATCTCAAAAGTCAATTTAGAGGGTACCGTTATGCAGAAGAAACCATCAAACTGCTTAAGGAAAAACCTGACCCAGTTTTATTGGGTCAGATTTTGAAACGCTTATCCAGCCTGGGCTGTATCCATCAACATTCCCATGAGGCCAGTGACCATTAA
- a CDS encoding MraY family glycosyltransferase has translation MYLAIALTSFLLSLLTTGWLKQRFSQNLLDIPNDRSSHSQPTPRGGGLGFIIAFAAITLSTPILSSYFPKLFPENLLPLTSPQPVLLQLWAILTPLALIGFLDDKHNLPSSIRYLVQLTAASIAIFCFGPFPQPWLTPWGTAGSIIAILLTLIAITALINFYNFMDGLDGLVAGVTTVQIGFLALYLNQPLWWLLAAALLGFLWWNWSPAKIFMGDVGSTVLGASVAIALLNADRPTPAWTALAITLPLTADAISTLVRRLIRRENIFKAHRSHLYQRLQQSGWSHRQVASTYMGCTLLIALSILLWGGVGAWIGLALVGVGMAGGEVYLGKG, from the coding sequence ATGTATCTTGCGATCGCCCTTACCTCCTTCCTCCTCAGCCTCCTCACCACAGGCTGGCTCAAACAACGCTTTAGCCAAAACCTGCTTGACATCCCCAACGATCGCAGTTCCCATAGCCAACCCACCCCACGGGGCGGCGGCTTAGGCTTCATCATCGCCTTTGCCGCCATTACCCTATCAACCCCTATCTTGTCAAGCTATTTCCCCAAACTTTTCCCAGAAAACCTGTTACCCCTCACCTCTCCCCAACCCGTTTTACTGCAACTTTGGGCCATCCTCACTCCCCTCGCCCTCATCGGCTTCCTGGACGACAAACATAACCTCCCCTCTAGCATCCGCTACCTAGTCCAACTCACCGCCGCCAGTATCGCCATCTTCTGTTTCGGCCCCTTTCCCCAACCGTGGCTCACCCCCTGGGGAACAGCGGGCAGCATCATCGCCATCCTCCTCACCCTCATCGCCATCACCGCCCTGATTAACTTCTACAACTTCATGGACGGCTTAGATGGCTTAGTTGCCGGAGTCACCACTGTGCAAATCGGCTTCCTCGCCCTCTACCTCAACCAACCCCTCTGGTGGCTGCTCGCCGCTGCCCTCCTCGGCTTTCTGTGGTGGAACTGGTCCCCGGCCAAAATCTTCATGGGGGATGTCGGCAGTACCGTCCTAGGGGCCTCCGTCGCCATTGCCCTGCTCAACGCCGATCGCCCCACCCCAGCCTGGACCGCCCTCGCCATCACCCTCCCCCTCACCGCTGACGCCATCTCCACCCTAGTTCGCCGCCTCATCCGCCGGGAAAACATCTTCAAAGCCCACCGGAGCCACCTCTATCAACGATTACAGCAATCGGGGTGGAGTCATCGACAAGTTGCCAGTACCTATATGGGCTGTACCCTGCTGATTGCCCTGAGTATTTTGCTGTGGGGTGGCGTGGGGGCTTGGATTGGATTAGCCCTAGTGGGGGTGGGAATGGCTGGGGGAGAGGTGTATTTGGGGAAGGGGTAA